The Leucobacter chromiiresistens genome has a window encoding:
- the cydB gene encoding cytochrome d ubiquinol oxidase subunit II produces MELTTLWFFIVGAMLIGYFVLDGFDFGVGMSLPFLGRDNTDRRLIINTIGPVWDLNETWLIVAGASLFAAFPEWYATMFSGFYLALLVILVALILRGVSFEYRHQGKGRAWTRWFDQFIFWGSVVPPLLWGVAFANLAQGLPIEPMENGGWIYQGTLLTLLNPYGLLGGITMLLITFTHGLVFISLKTAGDMRDRARDLAKKVGAAAILAGAVFLGWTIMQHTSSPTLWVVVLCSAVAAVALIVAWVANVLGREGWAFTGNAIAIAFALLAIFMSMFPNLMASSIDPAYSMSVEGAASSEKTLELMTWVAVFTLPLVLAYQAWTYWVFRRRLTREAIPADAH; encoded by the coding sequence ATGGAACTCACCACACTCTGGTTCTTCATCGTCGGGGCCATGCTCATCGGGTACTTCGTGCTCGACGGATTCGACTTCGGCGTCGGCATGTCACTGCCGTTCCTGGGCCGCGACAACACCGACCGCCGCCTCATCATCAACACCATCGGACCCGTCTGGGACTTGAACGAGACCTGGCTGATCGTCGCGGGCGCCTCGCTCTTCGCCGCCTTCCCCGAGTGGTACGCGACGATGTTCTCGGGCTTCTACCTCGCGCTCCTCGTGATCCTCGTCGCGCTCATCCTGCGCGGCGTCTCCTTCGAGTACCGGCACCAGGGCAAGGGGCGCGCCTGGACCCGCTGGTTCGACCAGTTCATCTTCTGGGGATCGGTCGTGCCGCCGCTGCTCTGGGGCGTCGCATTCGCGAACCTCGCCCAGGGGCTGCCGATCGAGCCCATGGAGAACGGCGGCTGGATCTACCAGGGCACGCTCCTCACCCTGCTCAACCCGTACGGACTGCTGGGCGGGATCACGATGCTGCTCATCACCTTCACGCACGGCCTCGTGTTCATCTCGCTGAAGACCGCAGGCGACATGCGCGATCGAGCTCGCGACCTCGCCAAGAAGGTCGGCGCTGCAGCCATCCTCGCGGGCGCCGTCTTTCTCGGATGGACGATCATGCAGCACACCAGCAGCCCCACGCTGTGGGTCGTGGTGCTCTGCTCCGCGGTGGCCGCCGTCGCTCTCATCGTCGCATGGGTGGCGAACGTGCTCGGGCGCGAGGGCTGGGCCTTCACCGGCAACGCGATCGCGATCGCGTTCGCACTGCTGGCGATCTTCATGTCGATGTTCCCGAACCTCATGGCGTCGAGCATCGACCCCGCCTACTCCATGTCGGTGGAGGGGGCTGCGAGCTCCGAGAAGACGCTCGAGCTCATGACGTGGGTCGCCGTCTTCACGCTGCCGCTCGTGCTCGCCTACCAGGCCTGGACGTACTGGGTGTTCCGGAGGCGACTCACGCGGGAGGCGATTCCGGCGGACGCGCACTAG
- the cydD gene encoding thiol reductant ABC exporter subunit CydD, with protein sequence MKPFDPRLLRYARAARGVLLIGAGLGLLRTCAVLAWSWCLANAITALALPVMDGIPGVRGRIDEGAYGTAQLTWLLLGALAAVLVRSLAGWGMDVVAARGAVRVKAQLRSAALDALDARSPQRDSGPGDAELATSLGRGLDALDGYFSGYIPQLLLTGVATPILVLAVLLADPLSGLIVIVVFPIIPVFMILIGLATQAVQDRQWSQLQRLSSSFLDVVAGLATLRIFGRQDRQIARISRETEEYRSRTMSVLRVTFLSGFVLDLAGTFSIALVAVTVGTRLVSGEFPLGLGLFVLLLLPETFVPIRQVGAAFHASTEGLAAAGRVFEIIESADAPRGAAGHSRRTASTDGGPGVAEGAAVGAAADAAQPALVFDEVSVARSGRRVVGPTSFAVGRGELVAMAGPSGAGKSTLVAALLGFVEPIRGRIVAPERIAWAGQRPGLLHGSIAANVALGDRAPDDGLVRRALDSVGLQHLDGGAELGVAGAGVSGGQAQRIAVARALYRAWNRDCAVLVLDEPTSALDPESEAVVCAALRREADGGRAVLVVSHREAVHRAADRVVRVAAARPEPQIAEVDA encoded by the coding sequence GTGAAACCCTTCGACCCGAGACTGCTCCGATACGCGCGCGCCGCGCGGGGAGTGCTGCTGATCGGCGCCGGTCTCGGACTGCTGCGCACCTGCGCGGTGCTCGCTTGGTCCTGGTGCCTCGCGAACGCCATCACGGCGCTCGCGCTCCCCGTGATGGACGGCATCCCCGGCGTGCGCGGACGCATCGACGAGGGCGCGTACGGCACGGCGCAGCTCACCTGGCTCCTGCTGGGCGCCCTCGCCGCCGTGCTCGTGCGCTCGCTCGCCGGCTGGGGAATGGACGTCGTCGCCGCCCGCGGCGCGGTGCGGGTGAAGGCGCAGCTGCGATCCGCCGCGCTCGACGCGCTCGACGCGCGCTCGCCGCAGCGCGACTCCGGCCCCGGAGACGCCGAGCTGGCCACGTCGCTCGGTCGCGGGCTCGACGCGCTCGACGGGTACTTCTCCGGCTACATCCCGCAGCTGCTGCTCACGGGCGTCGCGACGCCCATCCTCGTCCTCGCGGTGCTGCTCGCCGACCCCCTGAGCGGGCTCATCGTGATCGTGGTGTTCCCGATCATCCCCGTCTTCATGATCCTCATCGGTCTCGCCACGCAGGCGGTGCAGGATCGGCAGTGGAGCCAGCTGCAGCGCCTCTCGTCGTCGTTCCTCGACGTCGTGGCCGGACTCGCGACGCTCCGCATCTTCGGGCGGCAGGATCGGCAGATCGCCCGCATCTCGCGGGAGACCGAGGAATACCGCTCGCGCACGATGAGCGTGCTGCGCGTCACCTTCCTCTCGGGGTTCGTGCTCGATCTCGCCGGAACGTTCTCGATCGCGCTCGTCGCGGTCACCGTCGGCACGCGTCTCGTGAGCGGCGAGTTCCCCCTCGGGCTCGGCCTCTTCGTGCTGCTGCTGCTCCCCGAGACCTTCGTGCCGATCCGCCAGGTCGGCGCCGCGTTCCACGCGTCCACGGAGGGTCTCGCGGCGGCGGGCCGCGTCTTCGAGATCATCGAGTCGGCGGATGCGCCGCGCGGCGCCGCGGGCCACTCGCGGCGGACGGCATCGACGGACGGCGGGCCCGGAGTCGCGGAGGGTGCGGCGGTGGGTGCGGCGGCCGATGCGGCGCAGCCGGCTCTCGTCTTCGACGAGGTGAGCGTCGCCCGGAGCGGCCGCCGCGTCGTGGGCCCCACGTCGTTCGCGGTGGGGCGGGGCGAACTCGTCGCCATGGCCGGCCCGTCCGGGGCCGGGAAGTCCACGCTCGTCGCGGCGCTGCTCGGCTTCGTCGAGCCCATCCGCGGCCGCATCGTCGCGCCCGAACGCATCGCTTGGGCCGGCCAGCGTCCGGGGCTGCTGCACGGCAGCATCGCCGCGAACGTCGCACTCGGAGACCGGGCACCCGACGACGGGCTCGTGCGGCGCGCGCTCGACTCCGTCGGCCTCCAGCACCTCGACGGCGGCGCCGAACTGGGCGTCGCCGGCGCCGGAGTCTCGGGCGGGCAGGCGCAGCGCATCGCGGTGGCGCGCGCGCTCTACCGGGCGTGGAACCGCGACTGCGCAGTCCTGGTGCTCGACGAGCCGACCTCCGCGCTCGACCCCGAGAGCGAGGCCGTCGTCTGCGCAGCGCTCCGCCGAGAGGCCGATGGCGGGCGCGCGGTGCTCGTGGTGAGTCACCGCGAAGCCGTGCACCGCGCCGCCGACCGCGTGGTGCGCGTCGCCGCGGCGCGCCCCGAACCGCAGATCGCCGAGGTGGACGCATGA